A stretch of the bacterium genome encodes the following:
- a CDS encoding peptide chain release factor N(5)-glutamine methyltransferase: protein MKRPAGMSNQALEFIRTASTKASWQEKIILLEFVSGLRMPDIVASEFDLSPVMKNEYTRLLIERDSGKPIDLIIGKKPFLDFEVNIEDGVFIPRPETEELVENTLIRLPKDPQIIVEIGTGTGVISLALARKFKDARIFSTDISSRAVALAKRNAEHLGLSDAINFFEADLIHFSGSEILKGKVNLLISNPPYIPSSRIPHLDDEVRLYDPPLALDGMDDGCSVVRRILDLSIDYLSPDGLVSLEIDGLIEKPLNSYLSQSTLEFKKGVDIRGNLRFLYASLHENSFSIQ from the coding sequence ATGAAGAGGCCCGCAGGTATGTCCAATCAGGCTCTTGAGTTCATTCGAACTGCTAGCACAAAAGCATCATGGCAAGAAAAAATAATTCTTCTCGAATTCGTTTCCGGTTTAAGAATGCCTGATATTGTTGCTTCTGAATTTGACCTCTCCCCTGTGATGAAGAATGAGTATACTCGTCTACTGATAGAAAGAGACTCCGGTAAACCAATAGATTTAATAATAGGGAAAAAACCTTTCTTGGACTTCGAGGTCAATATCGAAGACGGCGTATTCATCCCAAGGCCTGAAACCGAAGAACTTGTTGAAAATACGCTCATCCGATTGCCAAAGGACCCTCAAATCATCGTGGAGATAGGGACAGGGACGGGTGTCATTTCATTAGCGTTGGCAAGAAAATTCAAAGACGCAAGGATTTTTTCAACCGATATCTCTTCAAGGGCTGTTGCGCTCGCAAAACGCAATGCGGAACATTTGGGTTTGTCAGACGCTATTAATTTTTTTGAAGCCGATCTTATTCATTTCAGCGGTTCCGAAATCTTAAAGGGAAAAGTTAATCTTCTCATTTCTAATCCACCGTATATCCCATCGTCAAGAATACCTCATCTTGATGATGAAGTCAGGTTGTATGATCCTCCGCTTGCTCTTGACGGGATGGATGACGGTTGCTCGGTTGTCAGAAGAATTCTCGATTTGTCAATCGATTACCTGTCTCCTGACGGTCTTGTTTCTTTAGAGATAGACGGTTTGATTGAGAAACCTCTTAATAGTTATCTTTCCCAAAGTACACTTGAATTCAAAAAAGGGGTTGACATCAGAGGAAATCTGCGTTTTCTTTATGCGAGTCTGCATGAAAATAGCTTTAGTATACAATAA
- a CDS encoding NAD(+)/NADH kinase gives MKIALVYNKQKPLVDEVVSKIKSWASFENHTINSLPKLDRSVEFVIALGGDGTMLRAVRETGELEIPVMGINLGGLGFLTAFQSSDIDQALSDLSKKKVRIEKRMLVKISVDDDVFFALNDATFNMSNDARSIELSTYVNSEFLTRFTGDGLIVSTPTGSTAYSLAAGGPILDPRLEAIVLTPICPHALSARPMLVPPSYTVTVEVGSKNPNVILTIDGQEHRVLNTSEKVNFSRSERHAMLVMPQKVSFFEILRHKMRWGGIRDA, from the coding sequence ATGAAAATAGCTTTAGTATACAATAAACAAAAACCTCTTGTTGACGAGGTCGTCTCAAAAATCAAGTCATGGGCTTCTTTCGAGAATCACACTATCAACAGTTTGCCCAAACTCGACAGATCCGTAGAATTTGTTATAGCTCTTGGCGGTGATGGGACAATGCTCCGCGCCGTCAGGGAAACCGGCGAACTCGAAATACCTGTCATGGGTATCAATCTTGGAGGACTCGGCTTCCTGACCGCCTTTCAGTCTTCTGACATAGACCAAGCACTTTCTGATCTTTCCAAAAAAAAGGTCAGGATTGAAAAACGAATGCTTGTTAAAATCTCGGTTGATGACGATGTTTTCTTTGCACTTAACGACGCTACATTCAATATGAGCAACGATGCAAGATCCATTGAACTTTCAACCTACGTCAACAGCGAATTTCTTACCCGTTTTACGGGAGACGGTTTGATTGTTTCGACTCCAACCGGCTCAACCGCTTATTCGCTTGCAGCAGGAGGTCCGATATTAGATCCAAGGCTGGAGGCTATTGTTTTAACTCCAATATGTCCTCACGCTCTCTCGGCAAGACCAATGCTCGTTCCGCCTTCTTATACGGTTACAGTCGAAGTAGGTTCTAAAAATCCTAACGTCATTCTGACTATTGACGGTCAGGAACATCGGGTCCTTAACACTTCCGAAAAAGTTAATTTCTCGCGATCAGAACGTCATGCAATGCTTGTTATGCCCCAGAAAGTTTCTTTTTTTGAAATACTCAGACACAAGATGCGGTGGGGAGGCATCAGGGATGCTTGA
- the recN gene encoding DNA repair protein RecN → MLERLFIRNFALIEKTELCFSQGLNILTGETGAGKSILLGALQTVLGDKITDDLFRSEANTLEVEATFDAKKLVLPEWAKVEDNVLLIQRIADKGKKVQNYLNQHQITQAALSELGDGLVDIHGQHDHQLLLKPAYHGLFLDSFGGIQELRESFSAKLSEYNRIAVSIKNLRSDLAKRKEIRDYTEFQIAEIEQIDLKPGEISALKSERELLASAEKRAEMITRLINMISENDSSILEGLALGTNALEELAILDTRCRDLLETLKEAEIRIDEVWRSLVKYRESIEYSPTRLEEINERLFSLEKLLRKHNLDEEGLLKLKDELQKKLNSIEYDEKELEKLITDEVVLRNEVVTIAQDLSMKRKKIKDSFSSAVENELKTLGMPKAFLDVELLRIEDPDGLYEEEGKRFRISENGLEEIQFLFSANPGEKPKPLSKIASGGELSRIMLALKTVLSRSDTVPVLVFDEIDSGIGGRTAEVVGKKLKELSVTKQVILVTHLHQIARYADSHFRVIKEEKDGRTFTHIEKLTKDGRVEELARMLGGEEISEAVRAHASELIENQ, encoded by the coding sequence ATGCTTGAGCGTCTTTTTATACGGAATTTTGCGTTAATTGAAAAGACCGAACTTTGTTTTTCTCAAGGATTGAACATACTTACCGGTGAAACCGGCGCAGGCAAATCAATACTTCTAGGCGCCCTGCAAACCGTTCTTGGCGATAAAATCACTGATGATCTTTTTCGCTCTGAGGCAAACACCTTGGAAGTTGAAGCGACTTTCGATGCAAAGAAACTTGTTCTGCCTGAATGGGCCAAAGTCGAAGATAATGTGCTTCTGATTCAAAGGATTGCTGATAAAGGTAAAAAGGTTCAAAATTACCTTAACCAGCATCAAATCACACAAGCGGCACTTTCAGAATTGGGTGATGGCCTGGTTGATATACATGGCCAACATGACCATCAGCTCCTTCTGAAACCGGCGTATCATGGGCTCTTCCTGGACTCATTCGGTGGTATCCAAGAACTCAGGGAATCTTTTTCTGCAAAGCTTTCCGAATATAATAGAATTGCGGTAAGTATCAAGAATTTGAGGTCTGATTTGGCAAAACGCAAGGAAATTCGAGACTATACTGAATTCCAGATTGCAGAAATTGAACAAATTGATCTTAAACCAGGTGAGATATCTGCTCTAAAATCTGAAAGAGAACTTCTTGCTTCGGCTGAAAAAAGAGCAGAAATGATAACAAGACTCATCAATATGATTTCTGAAAATGATTCCAGCATTCTTGAAGGACTTGCACTTGGAACGAATGCGCTTGAAGAGCTTGCGATCCTGGATACAAGATGCAGAGATCTTCTTGAAACACTTAAAGAAGCAGAAATAAGGATAGACGAGGTTTGGAGAAGCCTTGTAAAATATCGAGAATCCATTGAATACTCCCCCACAAGACTCGAAGAGATTAACGAAAGATTATTTTCCTTGGAAAAGCTTTTAAGGAAGCATAATCTTGACGAGGAAGGACTTCTGAAATTAAAGGATGAATTACAAAAAAAACTCAATTCAATTGAATATGACGAAAAAGAACTTGAGAAATTGATTACGGATGAGGTTGTGCTAAGGAATGAAGTTGTTACTATTGCGCAAGATCTTTCTATGAAAAGAAAAAAGATAAAGGATAGTTTCTCTTCTGCTGTCGAAAACGAGTTAAAAACACTTGGAATGCCTAAAGCGTTTCTCGATGTTGAACTTTTGAGAATTGAAGACCCGGATGGGCTTTACGAAGAAGAAGGAAAGAGGTTTCGCATATCGGAAAACGGACTTGAAGAAATCCAATTCCTTTTTTCAGCTAACCCGGGAGAAAAACCGAAGCCTCTTTCAAAAATAGCATCAGGCGGAGAGCTATCGCGGATCATGCTCGCCCTCAAAACGGTACTTTCCCGTTCAGATACCGTCCCTGTTCTTGTTTTTGATGAAATTGACTCCGGAATAGGTGGACGTACAGCTGAGGTCGTGGGAAAGAAACTAAAAGAACTCTCCGTAACAAAACAGGTAATCCTTGTTACCCACCTTCACCAAATTGCCCGCTACGCTGACTCTCATTTCCGAGTGATCAAGGAAGAGAAAGATGGAAGAACCTTTACCCACATTGAAAAGCTGACAAAAGACGGCAGAGTGGAAGAACTGGCAAGGATGCTTGGAGGCGAGGAAATTTCTGAGGCAGTAAGAGCTCACGCAAGTGAACTGATTGAAAACCAATGA
- a CDS encoding CDP-alcohol phosphatidyltransferase family protein, whose protein sequence is MMSNELLDRAKEKKTCNADSLGWRLLTVPNILSLFRLVLLIPTVWFLLKERNVLAFAFFVFSSITDALDGMIARRFHQKSEWGKILDPLADKLTLNILAMILAVKGRIPLFLAVVVLSRDAAILAGSFFLLTSKTLVLPSNVPGKITGIFFFAMICAGLLNIRWLLLYLVPVLTVLVLITWVIYGYNFLLNINPKKRNSDTL, encoded by the coding sequence ATGATGTCTAATGAACTCCTAGATAGGGCGAAAGAAAAAAAAACATGTAACGCAGATAGTCTTGGGTGGAGATTGCTTACTGTTCCCAATATCCTTTCATTGTTCAGGCTTGTTCTCTTGATTCCCACTGTATGGTTTCTCCTTAAGGAAAGAAACGTTCTCGCTTTCGCCTTTTTTGTTTTTTCCTCGATAACGGATGCTTTAGACGGCATGATTGCTAGAAGATTCCATCAGAAAAGCGAGTGGGGCAAGATTCTAGATCCACTCGCAGATAAGCTCACCTTAAACATCCTTGCGATGATCCTTGCAGTAAAAGGCAGAATACCTTTGTTTCTCGCCGTAGTGGTTCTATCTAGAGATGCGGCAATCCTTGCTGGAAGTTTTTTTCTTCTGACATCTAAAACCCTTGTTCTTCCGTCAAACGTGCCGGGGAAGATAACAGGCATTTTTTTCTTCGCAATGATTTGCGCCGGACTGCTTAATATCCGGTGGCTTCTGCTTTATCTTGTCCCGGTCCTGACTGTTCTTGTTCTCATAACCTGGGTAATATATGGCTACAATTTCTTATTAAACATCAACCCGAAGAAACGAAACTCTGACACCTTGTGA
- a CDS encoding YfcE family phosphodiesterase: MKILAISDLHDRPIDQLLKLDDIDCVFVLGDITTGKGLIKTQEIMNKLRTSYPSVYSITGNWETADASDWLEREGISIDGKTVEIGGYQVLGIGGSTPTPFKTPREFPEYYYENMFKGWLEIPIEGRSIILSHAPPYGVCDKTFIGTHVGSKPLRNFILQRQSNLLLCGHIHEGRGKTNLDKTIVANPGPAPDHYAILEIDKTISVELYSL, translated from the coding sequence GTGAAAATACTCGCAATCTCTGACCTGCATGACCGCCCGATTGACCAGCTCCTGAAGCTTGATGATATCGATTGCGTTTTTGTCCTCGGAGACATCACGACAGGCAAAGGCTTGATCAAGACTCAGGAGATAATGAACAAATTGAGAACTTCTTACCCATCTGTATATTCCATCACAGGCAACTGGGAAACCGCTGATGCATCCGATTGGCTTGAACGTGAAGGTATCAGTATTGATGGTAAAACAGTGGAAATTGGCGGCTATCAGGTTCTGGGAATCGGCGGTTCTACTCCTACACCTTTCAAAACCCCGCGGGAATTTCCGGAATACTATTATGAAAACATGTTTAAGGGATGGTTGGAGATCCCAATTGAAGGCAGGTCAATTATCCTCTCACATGCTCCGCCTTACGGAGTATGCGACAAGACATTTATTGGAACTCACGTCGGATCAAAACCCTTGAGGAATTTCATACTCCAGCGCCAGTCAAATCTCCTACTCTGCGGCCATATTCACGAAGGAAGAGGGAAAACCAATCTTGATAAAACTATTGTTGCAAATCCTGGTCCTGCTCCTGATCACTATGCCATTTTAGAAATTGATAAAACCATTTCTGTAGAATTATACTCTCTTTAG